A window of the Anoplopoma fimbria isolate UVic2021 breed Golden Eagle Sablefish chromosome 17, Afim_UVic_2022, whole genome shotgun sequence genome harbors these coding sequences:
- the LOC129106207 gene encoding deoxyribonuclease-1-like isoform X1, translating into MKIAVFNVLNMGMRKVNNEFVCENLIKIVSRYSVVVMLEVKDQKGEAMKTFLSKLNSDGGNRSHPYSMMCSKPLGRSSYKEKFVFFYREDEAKVVDSFQYEEEDEDVLAREPFILHFSFPNTAVQELVLIPVHSKPEDAAIELNALDDVVDAVKKRWNNKVYQNIMILGDFNADGRYLSKKNKAESRLCSADYHWLIDDDVDTTTSNLNDHTYDRIVVHGKTLLNGVVPGSAKSFNFQTAFNLKDKDAQRISDHYPVEVELKNLQRPRAPKRKRTASPKGQKRGQQKKKNLTGARKSGPSSNTPAKRTHF; encoded by the exons ATGAAGATCGCAGTGTTCAACGTCCTGAATATGGGAATGAGAAAAGTCAACAATGAGTTTGTTTGTGAAAATCTCATCAAG ATCGTGTCTCGGTACAGCGTGGTGGTGATGCTGGAGGTGAAGGATCAGAAGGGGGAGGCCATGAAGACGTTCCTCTCAAAGCTCAACAGTGATGG GGGGAACAGAAGCCATCCGTACTCAATGATGTGCAGCAAACCTCTGGGACGAAGCTCCTACAAGGAGAAGTTTGTCTTCTTCTACAG AGAGGACGAGGCGAAGGTGGTCGACTCCTTCCAGTacgaagaagaggatgaagacgTTCTCGCCAGGGAGCCATTCATTCTGCATTTCAGTTTTCCAAACAcag CTGTGCAGGAGCTGGTGCTGATCCCAGTCCACAGCAAACCAGAGGACGCCGCCATCGAGCTGAACGCTCTGGATGACGTGGTGGACGCTGTGAAGAAGAGATGGAACAATAAAGTATAtcaa AATATTATGATTTTAGGGGACTTTAATGCAGATGGACGTTATCTCTCCAAGAAGAATAAGGCAGAGAGTCGCCTCTGCTCTGCTGACTATCATTGGCTGATAGACGATGACGTCGACACAACGACTAGTAACCTTAACGACCACACCTACGACAG GATCGTAGTTCATGGAAAGACCCTGCTGAACGGCGTCGTCCCCGGCTCGGCCAAGTCCTTCAACTTCCAGACAGCGTTCAACCTGAAGGACAAAGAC GCTCAGAGAATCAGTGACCACTACCCTGTGGAGGTGGAGCTGAAGAACCTTCAGAGACCCAGAGCACCGAAACGAAAGAGGACAGCGTCCCCTAAAGGACAGAAGAGAG gacaacagaagaagaagaatctgaCAGGAGCAAGGAAGAGTGGACCGTCATCAAACACACCAGCCAAGAGAACACACTTCTAG
- the pigu gene encoding phosphatidylinositol glycan anchor biosynthesis class U protein, whose translation MAAPLTLLLVVAVTVRAALFRCSVEELISHRVEVVSPLTAWNRVVEGLALLDLGVSPYSGDVFHETPLIIYLFHFLVDYAEITFILADVITAVALYLSVKDYNKQLFRKQKYALEADRYPMDCLELIRSPKEMFYIPLKVAMFYLLNPFTILSCVAKSTCGLNNAVIALFILSTIKGNVLLSAIFLSLATYQSIYPLTLCAAALLYLMQRQYIPVNFRRFSFWWFIAQYAFMYLGSLFVIVGLSFFLLGSWDYLPSVYGFILSVPDLTPNIGLFWYFFAEMFEHFRLFFLCVFQINVFFYTIPLSIKLKEHPVFLIFMQLAVISIFKSYPTVGDIALYMAFLPVWSHLHRFLRNIFLVSCVLLACSALFPVLWHLWIYAGSANSNFYYAITLLFNVAQILLVSDYFYAFLRREHHLSYGLYLKRKDGSEATLVLK comes from the exons ATGGCGgctcctctcactctgctgCTCGTCGTCGCCGTCACCGTCCGGGCCGCGCTGTTCCGCTGCTCTGTGGAGGAGCTCATCTctcacagggtggaggtggtgtccccactcaccgcctggaacagag ttgtTGAAGGTTTGGCTTTGCTTGACTTGGGAGTCTCACCGTATTCTGGAGATGTTTTCCAcgag ACTCCTCTCATCATCTACCTCTTTCACTTTTTGGTGGACTATGCAGAGATAACATTTATA TTAGCAGATGTGATCACTGCTGTGGCTCTCTACTTGTCCGTGAAGGACTACAACAAACAACTG TTCAGGAAGCAGAAATACGCTCTGGAGGCCGACCGCTACCCGATGGACTGTCTGGAGCTCATCAGAAGCCCCAAAGAGATGTTCTACATCCCGCTGAAGGTGGCCATGTT ttACCTGTTGAACCCGTTCACCATCCTGTCCTGCGTCGCCAAGTCGACCTGCGGCCTGAACAACGCCGTCATCGCCCTCTTCATCCTCTCGACCATAAAAG GAAACGTCTTGCTGAGCGCCATCTTCCTGTCGTTGGCCACGTATCAGTCCATCTACCCTCTGACTCTGTGCGCTGCAGCGCTGCTCTACCTGATGcag CGTCAGTACATCCCCGTGAACTTCCGGCGGTTCAGCTTCTGGTGGTTCATCGCTCAGTACGCCTTCATGTACCTGGGCAGCCTCTTCGTCATCGTCGGCCTCTCCTTCTTCCTGCTGGGCTCCTGGGACTACCTGCCGTCCGTCTACGGCTTCAT tCTCTCAGTACCAGACCTGACCCCCAACATCGGCCTCTTCTGGTATTTCTTCGCCGAGATGTTTGAACACTTCcgcctcttcttcctctgcgtCTTCCAGATCAACGTCTTCTTCTACACCATCCCTCTGTCCATCAAACTCAA GGAGCATCCAGTGTTTCTGATCTTCATGCAGCTGGCTGTGATCTCCATCTTTAAGTCGTACCCGACGGTGGGAGACATCGCGCTCTACATGGCCTTCCTTCCTGTCTGGAGTCACCTGCACAGAT TCTTGAGGAACATCTTCCTGGTGTCCTGCGTTCTGCTCGCCTGTTCCGCTCTGTTCCCGGTTCTCTGGCACCTCTGGATCTACGCAGGCAGCGCCAACTCCAACTTCTACTACGCCATCACGCTGCTGTTCAACGTGGCGCAG ATTCTGCTGGTGTCGGATTATTTCTACGCCTTCTTGAGGAGAGAACACCATCTCAGCTACGGACTGTATCTGAAGAGGAAAGACGGCTCCGAGGCCACGCTGGTGCTGAAATAA
- the LOC129106207 gene encoding deoxyribonuclease-1-like isoform X2, with protein sequence MKIAVFNVLNMGMRKVNNEFVCENLIKIVSRYSVVVMLEVKDQKGEAMKTFLSKLNSDGGNRSHPYSMMCSKPLGRSSYKEKFVFFYREDEAKVVDSFQYEEEDEDVLAREPFILHFSFPNTAVQELVLIPVHSKPEDAAIELNALDDVVDAVKKRWNNKNIMILGDFNADGRYLSKKNKAESRLCSADYHWLIDDDVDTTTSNLNDHTYDRIVVHGKTLLNGVVPGSAKSFNFQTAFNLKDKDAQRISDHYPVEVELKNLQRPRAPKRKRTASPKGQKRGQQKKKNLTGARKSGPSSNTPAKRTHF encoded by the exons ATGAAGATCGCAGTGTTCAACGTCCTGAATATGGGAATGAGAAAAGTCAACAATGAGTTTGTTTGTGAAAATCTCATCAAG ATCGTGTCTCGGTACAGCGTGGTGGTGATGCTGGAGGTGAAGGATCAGAAGGGGGAGGCCATGAAGACGTTCCTCTCAAAGCTCAACAGTGATGG GGGGAACAGAAGCCATCCGTACTCAATGATGTGCAGCAAACCTCTGGGACGAAGCTCCTACAAGGAGAAGTTTGTCTTCTTCTACAG AGAGGACGAGGCGAAGGTGGTCGACTCCTTCCAGTacgaagaagaggatgaagacgTTCTCGCCAGGGAGCCATTCATTCTGCATTTCAGTTTTCCAAACAcag CTGTGCAGGAGCTGGTGCTGATCCCAGTCCACAGCAAACCAGAGGACGCCGCCATCGAGCTGAACGCTCTGGATGACGTGGTGGACGCTGTGAAGAAGAGATGGAACAATAAA AATATTATGATTTTAGGGGACTTTAATGCAGATGGACGTTATCTCTCCAAGAAGAATAAGGCAGAGAGTCGCCTCTGCTCTGCTGACTATCATTGGCTGATAGACGATGACGTCGACACAACGACTAGTAACCTTAACGACCACACCTACGACAG GATCGTAGTTCATGGAAAGACCCTGCTGAACGGCGTCGTCCCCGGCTCGGCCAAGTCCTTCAACTTCCAGACAGCGTTCAACCTGAAGGACAAAGAC GCTCAGAGAATCAGTGACCACTACCCTGTGGAGGTGGAGCTGAAGAACCTTCAGAGACCCAGAGCACCGAAACGAAAGAGGACAGCGTCCCCTAAAGGACAGAAGAGAG gacaacagaagaagaagaatctgaCAGGAGCAAGGAAGAGTGGACCGTCATCAAACACACCAGCCAAGAGAACACACTTCTAG
- the psmf1 gene encoding proteasome inhibitor PI31 subunit: MAGLEVLYSCVRGSVTCPQDAVVCFVHWEMIRSGFRCVGAGDQPLSSDQKSELLPADWSVNKELYSLRYKTKDGETQLLLKAIAVDSTLIFNLMNSGTQQVSDLTVNIGDHVDSEQLHTFNRVFKEADSLSEKVKTQLLPSQDRPTGQRRSRREEEEEEEEQRRRREDSDPLRIPNRQPRQGPPPHWRDPVVPPFAAGGADLDPFGSRGGGGMIVDPLRSGFPRSGFDPTSGIPDILPPGAVPPGARFDPFGPVGRHRPRPDPDHMPPPGYDDMFM, from the exons ATGGCGGGTCTGGAGGTTTTGTACTCGTGTGTGCGGGGCAGCGTCACGTGTCCGCAGGACGCCGTGGTGTGCTTCGTGCACTGGGAGATGATCCGGAGCGGGTTCCGCTGCGTGGGGGCCGGGGACC aGCCTCTCAGCAGTGATCAGAAGTCGGAGCTGCTTCCTGCCGACTGGAGCGTCAACAAAGAGCTGTACAGTCTGAGATATAAAACCAAAGACGGGGAAACACAGCTGCTGCTCAAAGCCATCGCTGTCGACTCCACGCTGATCTTCAACCTCATG aactCTGGCACTCAGCAGGTGTCGGACCTGACGGTGAACATCGGCGATCACGTGGACTCTGAGCAGCTCCACACATTCAAcag agtgTTTAAGGAGGCAGACAGTTTGTCGGAGAAGGTGAAGACTCAGCTGCTGCCCTCCCAGGACCGACCCACCGGACAGAGGAGGagccggagggaggaggaggaggaggaggaggagcagagacgAAGACGAGAGGACAGCGACCCCCTCCGCATCCCCAACAGACAGCCTCGTCAGGGACCGCCCCCCCACTG gcgCGACCCCGTGGTTCCTCCGTTCGCAGCCGGAGGAGCAGATCTGGATCCTTTTGG GTCTCGCGGCGGCGGCGGGATGATCGTGGACCCGTTGAGGTCGGGGTTTCCTCGCTCCGGGTTCGACCCGACTAGCGGAATACCGGACATCCTGCCTCCTGGAGCGGTTCCACCGGGGGCTCGATTCGACCCGTTTGGACCCGTGGGACGACACAGACCCAG gcCGGATCCGGACCACATGCCCCCCCCCGGCTATGACGACATGTTCATGTAG